The Chitinophaga niabensis genome segment AGCATCAGGGAAGTATGATAGCTGATAAGATTGCCCCCGTCAACAACCCCAAAAAGCAGGTAAAAGAGCACCAGGAAAAAGCCTGTGTTCTGAATATAAAAACGTTGGGTAAAGATCTTCTGAAGGATCTCAATGGTTGTACGCATATCAGTTCAGCGTGATGTTTTTATGAGCTACTTTCAGCGTACCGGTCACTGTTAATTCTGCCGGGTCCAGCGGCTGATGGGAAGTAATGCAGAAGGTGACTCCCTTGGCACTGTAACTACGGATCAGATCATACAGTGTTCTTAATGCCTGCACATCTATCGTGATCAATGGTTCATCCAGCAATATCAATACTGGGTTGCCGGTAAAGGCCAGCAACAGCGACAACTTCTTCAACATACCACTGGAATAACTGCTCACGGGATTATTCACAAACGTATCGATCCCCAGCTTTGTACTGATCTCCGCGATCTGCTGCCGGTCCCCTCCTTTTGTGTTAAGATACAATTCCAGGAGGTCCCGCCCCGTCAGGAAAGAAGGATATAATGGTTCTGCTTCCGCATAATTGATCAGCCTGCGGAATGCCACCGGATGCTGCCGGCTGCTCACATTTCCCTTCAGTACGATCTCCCCCTTAAAAGGAATGAGCCCTGCCATCACTTTCATACAGGTAGTTTTCCCTGCACCATTCTCTCCCTGCAACCAGTATATGCCGGGGATCAGTGTAAGGGATGCGATATCCAGCACCGGGGTATCCTGGTAACTCTTTTTTACTGCATGCAGGGCTATAACCGTTTCAGTAATATTCATGATTAAAAGTAGTAAAATCACGTAAATTTAAAGGATGAATGATAATGACAACGACCTAAAACGGCTTTCCCGGCTTACTGCCATCCTCATTCAACTACAGTCCAAACGCCTGATCACCGCAACCATGCTGGCGGACAAGTTTGAAGTAAGCGTAAGGACCATCTACCGGGATATTAAAGCCCTCGAGCAGGCCGGGGTACCTATCCTCACGGAAGATGGAAAAGGATATTCCATTATGGAAGGATATCGCCTTCCGCCGGTAATGTTCACAGAAACAGAAGCCAATGCCCTCATCACGGCAGAGCAATTCATCCTCAAAGATAAAGATGCCTCTTTTGTGAAAGAGTATACCGCCGCTATCAACAAGATCAGGTCTGTACTCCCCCATCATACAAAAGATAAAATAGATCTCCTTTCTTCCCGTATCATTTATAAGAATAACTACGAGGAAGTAAAGACCAGCAAATATCTCTCACAGCTGCAACTGGCCCTTACCAACTTCAACGTTACCCGGATCAGCTATTACAGCCCGGAAACAGATGAAAGCACGGAAAGGAAGATCCAGCCCTTTGGCCTCTATAACAGCGCGCAGGAAAACTGGCTGGTCATGGCCTGGTGTGATCTGCGGAAAGACTACAGGGCCTTCCGGCTGGACAGGA includes the following:
- a CDS encoding helix-turn-helix transcriptional regulator, with protein sequence MNDNDNDLKRLSRLTAILIQLQSKRLITATMLADKFEVSVRTIYRDIKALEQAGVPILTEDGKGYSIMEGYRLPPVMFTETEANALITAEQFILKDKDASFVKEYTAAINKIRSVLPHHTKDKIDLLSSRIIYKNNYEEVKTSKYLSQLQLALTNFNVTRISYYSPETDESTERKIQPFGLYNSAQENWLVMAWCDLRKDYRAFRLDRIKSLELLPEKFELHKMTLQKYFEQAREREEEKARNFKPLT
- a CDS encoding ABC transporter ATP-binding protein, which translates into the protein MNITETVIALHAVKKSYQDTPVLDIASLTLIPGIYWLQGENGAGKTTCMKVMAGLIPFKGEIVLKGNVSSRQHPVAFRRLINYAEAEPLYPSFLTGRDLLELYLNTKGGDRQQIAEISTKLGIDTFVNNPVSSYSSGMLKKLSLLLAFTGNPVLILLDEPLITIDVQALRTLYDLIRSYSAKGVTFCITSHQPLDPAELTVTGTLKVAHKNITLN